A genomic region of Ornithorhynchus anatinus isolate Pmale09 chromosome 7, mOrnAna1.pri.v4, whole genome shotgun sequence contains the following coding sequences:
- the C7H2orf88 gene encoding small membrane A-kinase anchor protein, with protein sequence MGCIKSKHPFPLPDSLPGERRDSDESLVRDGLVRDGLVRDSPSDTSFLPAARTASASAASAAAAAPAASGSASSVVLLHFAHRLSQEILDEAVKQWAAADGKYGDIPYIESDLP encoded by the coding sequence ATGGGCTGCATCAAGTCGAAGCACCCGTTCCCGCTCCCAGACTCGCTGCCCGGCGAGCGGAGAGACAGCGACGAGAGCCTGGTGCGGGACGGCCTGGTGCGGGACGGCCTGGTGCGGGACAGCCCGTCCGACACGTCCTTCCTCCCGGCCGCCCggaccgcctccgcctccgccgcctccgccgccgccgccgcccccgccgcctccggcTCGGCCTCCAGCGTCGTCCTGCTGCACTTCGCACACCGCCTATCGCAGGAGATCCTGGACGAGGCCGTCAAGCAGTGGGCCGCGGCCGACGGCAAGTACGGGGACATCCCGTACATCGAGAGCGACCTGCCGTGA